Within the Bradyrhizobium ottawaense genome, the region CCCCCTCATTGCTCTTTCACGGGTACGGGCTTTCAGATAGCGAGACAGCTTTCGTGGCGGAATCGGGGAAGATATGAATCAGAGTTCTTTCAACCCGCGGGGCGCAGACCCGCGGTCCGCCGTCGCCCCGTTCCGCGCAAAAGTGCGGATCCTTGATCATGCCTGTATCGCCTGGTCATGACGGGACGAAATAGAAGCCTGGACGGCCTGCGTGGTGTGGCCGTCATTCTGACCTACCTCGTGCATTATTGCGGGTCGTACATGGCGACCTTTCGGGGCGGTAACCCCAACATCGTCGCCCTGAAGGATTGGCCCGAGCTTTTCGACAAGGTGTTGTACTGGCTTTTTCGGTCGCACCACGGCGTCCATATTTTCTTCATGCTAAGCGGCTTCCTTATCTCTCGCATCGTTATGCGAGAGGATTTTCAATACCTGTCCTTCGTCGGCAATCGGATGAAACGCATCTATCCTGGTTTCCTGCTTGCACTCATCACATGCATTATTGCCGGAATTTATCTTCGCATCCCGGTACCCGGCTGGCGGGACATCGCTTTGAACTTGGTTTTCCTGAATGGCTCGCCATCGTCCGGCGTCGTGGGAATTGTTTTCAACAACGTCACATGGTCGTTGTTTTATGAGATGGTATTTTATCTGTCTTTCCCGCTGATCGTGATGGGCGCGGCCTGGGCCAGAATTCCTGTGCTGTCCGCGATCGTTTTGGCGGGAGTTTCGGTCGCTTACCTTCCAAGCTTGGAGGGATACTACACCGAATTTTTCCTTTTTTTATTCGCCGGCGCCATTATCGGGCGGCTGCCGCGGGCGAGCATTGACATGCTGGCGGCGCAGTTTCCGGAT harbors:
- a CDS encoding acyltransferase family protein — encoded protein: MTGRNRSLDGLRGVAVILTYLVHYCGSYMATFRGGNPNIVALKDWPELFDKVLYWLFRSHHGVHIFFMLSGFLISRIVMREDFQYLSFVGNRMKRIYPGFLLALITCIIAGIYLRIPVPGWRDIALNLVFLNGSPSSGVVGIVFNNVTWSLFYEMVFYLSFPLIVMGAAWARIPVLSAIVLAGVSVAYLPSLEGYYTEFFLFLFAGAIIGRLPRASIDMLAAQFPDLVVALLYGIIVALLTMAYISTGQFVWMFAGLGAIILCKAVSGHCALATALSFPPLAWLGTISYSFYLLHSVAIAFLFAGWWQFYIPRLGIVMNSVTMGGLGFVAAIAISWVSYLVAERPYFRNHKSVDLTADPSTGAPAMSSPAGSAMP